In Hippoglossus stenolepis isolate QCI-W04-F060 chromosome 13, HSTE1.2, whole genome shotgun sequence, a single genomic region encodes these proteins:
- the wars2 gene encoding tryptophan--tRNA ligase, mitochondrial, with protein MALPVRTNFRNVSRFIRTRFSSVRSVCAGTRSPENQEPPGGGRVFSGIQPTGVPHLGNYLGALENWVALQNQYPLVLYSIVDLHAITQPQDPKQLRSSILDMAASLLACGIDPERAILFQQSKVSEHAELSWILGCLTSMPRLRHLPQWKMKSKQKNEGSVGLFTYPVLQAADILLYKSTHVPVGEDQVQHLELAQDLARIFNNCYGDVFPEPCALLSSTRKVKSLRNPSAKMSKSDPQVMATITITDSPDDIALKLRRAVTDFTSEVTFDPEARPGVSNLVTIHAAMAMISVEEAVSQARGLDTGAYKNLVTEAVIQRLTPIREEIERLKSDQAHLEGVLARGNHRAQELAAPVLTEVRQRVGFC; from the exons ATGGCGCTGCCCGTGCGGACAAACTTCAGAAATGTCTCTAGATTCATCCGGACCCGTTTCTCTTCGGTCAGATCCGTCTGCGCCGGAACCAGGAGCCCGGAGAACCAG GAGCCTCCAGGAGGTGGGCGTGTATTTTCTGGGATCCAGCCAACCGGGGTGCCCCACCTGGGCAACTACCTGGGTGCCTTGGAGAACTGGGTGGCCCTGCAGAACCAGTATCCGTTGGTGCTCTACAGCATTGTGGACCTGCATGCCATTACCCAGCCTCAGGACCCGaagcagctgaggagcagcaTACTGGACATGGCAGCCAGTCTGTTGGCATGTGGCATCGACCCAGAGAGGGCCATACTCTTCCAGCAGTCTAAG gtgTCTGAACACGCTGAGCTCTCCTGGATCCTCGGCTGTCTGACCAGCATGCCCCGCCTCCGACACCTGCCGCAGTGGAAG ATGAAGAGCAAACAGAAGAACGAGGGCAGCGTCGGCCTCTTCACGTATCCTGTTCTCCAGGCTGCAGATATTCTCCTTTACAA GTCCACGCACGTCCCCGTCGGAGAGGATCAGGTCCAGCATTTAGAGCTGGCTCAGGATCTCGCTCGCATCTTCAACAATTGTTACGGAGACGTGTTCCCTGAACCCTGCGCCCTGCTCA GCTCCACACGAAAGGTCAAGTCCCTCCGCAACCCCTCCGCCAAAATGTCCAAGTCCGACCCCCAAGTGATGGCGACGATCACCATCACAGACTCTCCTGACGACATCGCCCTCAAGCTCCGCCGAGCCGTCACAGACTTCACCTCCGAGGTCACCTTTGACCCAGAGGCCCGTCCAGGAGTGTCCAACCTAGTGACGATCCACGCCGCCATGGCGATGATCAGCGTGGAGGAGGCGGTGTCCCAGGCCAGAGGGTTGGACACGGGAGCCTATAAGAATCTGGTTACTGAGGCGGTGATCCAGAGGTTGACGCCCATCAGAGAGGAAATCGAGAGGCTGAAGTCGGACCAGGCTCACCTGGAGGGAGTGCTGGCTCGGGGGAACCACCGGGCGCAGGAACTGGCTGCACCGGTCCTCACAGAGGTCCGGCAGCGAGTGGGATTCTGCTGA